In Diorhabda sublineata isolate icDioSubl1.1 chromosome 4, icDioSubl1.1, whole genome shotgun sequence, a single window of DNA contains:
- the LOC130442732 gene encoding trafficking protein particle complex subunit 5 — translation MSLTGRNRTSILDKPLSRGKGEVSLSCFALLFSEVVQYCQNKSQTVPELQTRLHELGKRIGVKLIDLYFVRERGGKREIKLLNILLFVKSTLWKALFGKEADKLEHSNDDENTYYLMEKEPLVNRYISVPRDKSSLNCAVMIAGIVESILTGTGFPAKVTAHWHKGTTYMVKFEDSVVARDKSLEER, via the exons ATGAGTTTAACAGGCAGAAATCGAACTAGTATTTTGGATAAACCTTTGAGTAGAGGTAAAGGAGAAGTATCCCTCAGTTGTTTTGCCCTATTGTTTTCAGAAGTTGTTCAgtattgtcaaaataaatctCAAACAGTGCCAGAACTACAAACAAG gCTGCATGAACTTGGAAAACGAATAGGTGTAAAACTTATTGATTTGTATTTTGTTAGGGAAAGAGGAGGCAAAAGAGAGATTAAGCTATTAAACATACTGTTATTTGTAAAATCTACTTTATGGAAA gcTTTATTTGGTAAAGAAGCAGATAAACTCGAACATTCTAATGATGACGAAAACACTTATTATTTAATGGAAAAGGAGCCCTTGGTCAATCGATATATATCAGTTCCTAGAGATAAGAGTAGTTTGAATTGTGCAGTTATGATTGCTGGAATTGTAGAATCGATACTAACAGGAACTGGATTT CCTGCAAAAGTAACAGCTCATTGGCACAAAGGAACTACCTATATGGTGAAATTTGAAGATTCTGTTGTGGCTAGAGATAAAAGTTTAGAAGAACGTTAG